In Zonotrichia albicollis isolate bZonAlb1 chromosome 3, bZonAlb1.hap1, whole genome shotgun sequence, a single window of DNA contains:
- the CLIP4 gene encoding CAP-Gly domain-containing linker protein 4 isoform X2 — protein MTIEDLPEPSFEGDSLIERERFLFPNSETSVTFSVAAAPMPSDCEFSFFDPNDAACQEILFDPKTSVSELFAILRQWVPQVQQNIDIIGNEIIKRGCNVNDRDGLTDMTLLHYTCKSGAHGIGDVETAVKFATQLIDLGADSSLRSRWTNMNALHYAAYFDVPELISVILKNAKPKDVDATCSDFDFGTALHIAAFNLCTGAVKCLLEHGANPAFRNDKGQIPADVVPDPVDMPLEMADAAASAKEIKQILLDAVPLSCDISKAMIPTYDHVTGRAMLLSLGLKLGDRVVIAGQKVGTLRFCGTTEFASGQWAGVELDEPEGKNNGSVGKVQYFKCAPKRGIFAPLSKISKASDHKKSSVRSSSTRSSPLVKSKKVDVTHITSKVNSGLNITKRDSASENNFLTANRGKTVPAKDGLYSSPTTRKNALDGEIQVGDRVLVVGQRTGTVRFCGTTKFAPGFWCGIELDKPHGKNDGSVGGVQYFSCLPRYGIFAPPSRVQRLTDSLDSLTETSWSKATHTFPGFRRSLSSTSASSQKEINRRNAFVRSKSSVLRRSWSSSSSGTAACEGPVKLHEGSQVLLSSSNEMGTIRYIGPTDFAPGVWLGLELRSAKGKNDGSVGQRRYFSCRLNHGVLVRPSRVTYRGINGARLVDDIC, from the exons AGTTTTCCTTCTTCGATCCCAATGATGCAGCATGCCAAGAAATACTCTTCGACCCCAAAACATCAGTTTCTGAATTGTTTGCCATCTTAAGGCAGTGGGTTCCACAGGTCCAGCAGAATATTGATATCATTGGGAATGAG ATCATTAAAAGGGGTTGCAATGTGAATGACAGAGATGGACTGACTGATATGACTCTCCTGCATTACACTTGCAAATCAGGGGCTCATGGCATTg GTGATGTTGAAACTGCTGTAAAATTTGCAACCCAGCTGATTGATTTGGGTGCTGACAGCAGCTTGCGCAGCCGCTGGACAAACATGAATGCCTTGCACTATGCTGCCTACTTTGATGTTCCAGAACTCATCAGTGttattttgaaaaatgcaaAGCCAAAAG ATGTGGATGCCACCTGTAGTGATTTTGATTTTGGAACAGCTTTGCATATTGCTGCATTTAACCTATGCACAGGAGCTGTCAAGTGTTTACTGGAACACGGAGCAAATCCTGCCTTTAGG AATGACAAAGGGCAGATTCCAGCAGATGTGGTTCCTGATCCAGTGGATATGCCACTGGAAATGGCAGATGCAGCAGCCAGTGCAAAGGAGATCAAGCAGATCCTGCTGGATGCAGTGCCTCTCTCGTGTGACATCTCCAAAGCCATGATTCCAACCTATGACCATGTCACAGGCAGGGCCATGCTTTTGTCACTTGGCCTGAAGCTGGGAGATCGTGTTGTTATTGCAGGACAGAAG GTTGGTACCTTAAGATTTTGTGGCACAACAGAATTTGCTAGTGGCCAGTGGGCTGGTGTAGAGCTGGATGAACCTGAAGGGAAGAACAATGGAAGTGTTGGAAAAGTCCAGTACTTCAAGTGTGCACCAAAACGCG GTATCTTTGCACCCCTTTCCAAAATTAGCAAGGCTTCTGATCACAAGAAAAGCTCCGTACGAAGCTCTTCCACACGCTCTTCACCTTTGGTCAAATCCAAGAAAGTAGATGTGACACATATAACTTCCAAAGTGAATTCTG GCTTAAATATTACAAAAAGAGACAGTGCTTCTGAAAACAACTTTCTGACTGCTAACAGGGGAAAAACTGTACCTGCAAAAGATg GGCTGTATAGTTCCCCAACCACGAGGAAAAATGCTCTTGATGGAGAAATCCAGGTTGGAGACAGAGTACTGGTGGTGGGACAGAGAACAGGCACTGTTAGATTTTGTGGGACAACAAAATTTGCACCAG GGTTCTGGTGTGGGATTGAACTGGACAAGCCCCATGGGAAGAACGATGGCTCCGTGGGAGGAGTGCAGTACTTCAGCTGCCTCCCCAGATATGGCATTTTTGCACCCCCATCTCGTGTACAGAG ACTGACTGATTCTCTGGATTCTCTCACAGAGACTTCATGGAGTAAAGCAACTCACACTTTTCCAG GCTTTAGACGCAGTTTAAgcagcacttctgcctcttcacAAAAGGAGATAAACAGAAGAAATGCCTTTGTTAG GTCCAAGAGCTCGGTGCTGCGgcgcagctggagcagcagcagcagcggcaccGCTGCCTGCGAGGGGCCCGTGAAGCTGCACGAGGGCTCgcaggtgctgctgagcagctccaACGAGATGGGCACCATCAGGTACATCGGCCCCACGGACTTTGCCCCGGGGgtgtggctggggctggagctgcgcAGCGCCAAGGGCAAGAACGACGGCTCGGTGGGGCAGAGGCGCTACTTCAGCTGCAGGCTGAACCACGGCGTGCTGGTGCGGCCCAGCAGGGTCACCTACCGCGGCATCAACGGTGCCAGGCTCGTGGATGACATCTGCTGA
- the CLIP4 gene encoding CAP-Gly domain-containing linker protein 4 isoform X1, producing the protein MTIEDLPEPSFEGDSLIERERFLFPNSETSVTFSVAAAPMPSDCEFSFFDPNDAACQEILFDPKTSVSELFAILRQWVPQVQQNIDIIGNEIIKRGCNVNDRDGLTDMTLLHYTCKSGAHGIGDVETAVKFATQLIDLGADSSLRSRWTNMNALHYAAYFDVPELISVILKNAKPKDVDATCSDFDFGTALHIAAFNLCTGAVKCLLEHGANPAFRNDKGQIPADVVPDPVDMPLEMADAAASAKEIKQILLDAVPLSCDISKAMIPTYDHVTGRAMLLSLGLKLGDRVVIAGQKVGTLRFCGTTEFASGQWAGVELDEPEGKNNGSVGKVQYFKCAPKRGIFAPLSKISKASDHKKSSVRSSSTRSSPLVKSKKVDVTHITSKVNSGLNITKRDSASENNFLTANRGKTVPAKDGFPGYSSSSSSTASLEGKRNYSKKRNSTSSSKKALTRVSSASSKTSAGLYSSPTTRKNALDGEIQVGDRVLVVGQRTGTVRFCGTTKFAPGFWCGIELDKPHGKNDGSVGGVQYFSCLPRYGIFAPPSRVQRLTDSLDSLTETSWSKATHTFPGFRRSLSSTSASSQKEINRRNAFVRSKSSVLRRSWSSSSSGTAACEGPVKLHEGSQVLLSSSNEMGTIRYIGPTDFAPGVWLGLELRSAKGKNDGSVGQRRYFSCRLNHGVLVRPSRVTYRGINGARLVDDIC; encoded by the exons AGTTTTCCTTCTTCGATCCCAATGATGCAGCATGCCAAGAAATACTCTTCGACCCCAAAACATCAGTTTCTGAATTGTTTGCCATCTTAAGGCAGTGGGTTCCACAGGTCCAGCAGAATATTGATATCATTGGGAATGAG ATCATTAAAAGGGGTTGCAATGTGAATGACAGAGATGGACTGACTGATATGACTCTCCTGCATTACACTTGCAAATCAGGGGCTCATGGCATTg GTGATGTTGAAACTGCTGTAAAATTTGCAACCCAGCTGATTGATTTGGGTGCTGACAGCAGCTTGCGCAGCCGCTGGACAAACATGAATGCCTTGCACTATGCTGCCTACTTTGATGTTCCAGAACTCATCAGTGttattttgaaaaatgcaaAGCCAAAAG ATGTGGATGCCACCTGTAGTGATTTTGATTTTGGAACAGCTTTGCATATTGCTGCATTTAACCTATGCACAGGAGCTGTCAAGTGTTTACTGGAACACGGAGCAAATCCTGCCTTTAGG AATGACAAAGGGCAGATTCCAGCAGATGTGGTTCCTGATCCAGTGGATATGCCACTGGAAATGGCAGATGCAGCAGCCAGTGCAAAGGAGATCAAGCAGATCCTGCTGGATGCAGTGCCTCTCTCGTGTGACATCTCCAAAGCCATGATTCCAACCTATGACCATGTCACAGGCAGGGCCATGCTTTTGTCACTTGGCCTGAAGCTGGGAGATCGTGTTGTTATTGCAGGACAGAAG GTTGGTACCTTAAGATTTTGTGGCACAACAGAATTTGCTAGTGGCCAGTGGGCTGGTGTAGAGCTGGATGAACCTGAAGGGAAGAACAATGGAAGTGTTGGAAAAGTCCAGTACTTCAAGTGTGCACCAAAACGCG GTATCTTTGCACCCCTTTCCAAAATTAGCAAGGCTTCTGATCACAAGAAAAGCTCCGTACGAAGCTCTTCCACACGCTCTTCACCTTTGGTCAAATCCAAGAAAGTAGATGTGACACATATAACTTCCAAAGTGAATTCTG GCTTAAATATTACAAAAAGAGACAGTGCTTCTGAAAACAACTTTCTGACTGCTAACAGGGGAAAAACTGTACCTGCAAAAGATg GTTTTCCTGGGTACAGCAGCTCTTCCTCTTCTACTGCCTCCTTGGAAGGCAAAAGGAATTACTCCAAGAAGAGGAACTCAACGAGCAGCAGTAAAAAGGCCCTGACCAGAGTGTCTTCTGCCTCGTCTAAGACTAGTGCTG GGCTGTATAGTTCCCCAACCACGAGGAAAAATGCTCTTGATGGAGAAATCCAGGTTGGAGACAGAGTACTGGTGGTGGGACAGAGAACAGGCACTGTTAGATTTTGTGGGACAACAAAATTTGCACCAG GGTTCTGGTGTGGGATTGAACTGGACAAGCCCCATGGGAAGAACGATGGCTCCGTGGGAGGAGTGCAGTACTTCAGCTGCCTCCCCAGATATGGCATTTTTGCACCCCCATCTCGTGTACAGAG ACTGACTGATTCTCTGGATTCTCTCACAGAGACTTCATGGAGTAAAGCAACTCACACTTTTCCAG GCTTTAGACGCAGTTTAAgcagcacttctgcctcttcacAAAAGGAGATAAACAGAAGAAATGCCTTTGTTAG GTCCAAGAGCTCGGTGCTGCGgcgcagctggagcagcagcagcagcggcaccGCTGCCTGCGAGGGGCCCGTGAAGCTGCACGAGGGCTCgcaggtgctgctgagcagctccaACGAGATGGGCACCATCAGGTACATCGGCCCCACGGACTTTGCCCCGGGGgtgtggctggggctggagctgcgcAGCGCCAAGGGCAAGAACGACGGCTCGGTGGGGCAGAGGCGCTACTTCAGCTGCAGGCTGAACCACGGCGTGCTGGTGCGGCCCAGCAGGGTCACCTACCGCGGCATCAACGGTGCCAGGCTCGTGGATGACATCTGCTGA